A genome region from Skermanella rosea includes the following:
- a CDS encoding NADH dehydrogenase ubiquinone Fe-S protein 4, with protein sequence MEKLQADTRKVPPDSPALGLAPMIPPMPEPLPQPANDPVRAARSSAFPPGTTAVIRKSARNAATSGKAGSRGWVLSFRPRSAQFVEPLMGWCGGDDPLRHVELRFPSRQAAIGYAQRQGIAYEAGAPAEDRRTVGRMATPGTVMTDLGLLGPDPDGDSGSRWSAAEVERAILNPARTFQDPSEVVADPGLTSSEKRRILKSWEWDALRIEATRYEAPFEDEPSHLEEVRAALRALDASGPAPVPANANDRPGQDAARAA encoded by the coding sequence ATGGAAAAGCTACAGGCCGATACCCGGAAAGTTCCACCCGATAGCCCGGCCCTCGGGCTTGCGCCCATGATCCCGCCGATGCCCGAGCCCCTGCCGCAACCTGCCAACGATCCCGTGCGGGCGGCCCGGTCGTCCGCCTTTCCGCCGGGAACGACGGCGGTGATCCGCAAATCCGCGCGTAATGCCGCCACGTCCGGCAAGGCCGGGTCGCGCGGGTGGGTCCTCAGTTTCCGGCCGCGATCCGCGCAGTTCGTCGAGCCCCTCATGGGCTGGTGCGGGGGTGACGATCCCCTGCGGCACGTGGAACTCCGATTCCCGTCGAGGCAGGCCGCCATAGGATACGCGCAGCGCCAGGGCATCGCGTACGAGGCCGGCGCCCCGGCGGAGGACCGGCGCACCGTCGGACGCATGGCCACGCCGGGAACGGTCATGACCGACCTGGGCCTGCTCGGCCCGGACCCCGACGGAGACAGCGGGTCGCGCTGGTCCGCCGCCGAGGTGGAACGCGCCATCCTCAACCCGGCCAGGACATTCCAGGACCCGTCGGAGGTGGTCGCCGATCCCGGGCTGACCTCGTCGGAGAAGCGCAGGATCCTGAAATCCTGGGAGTGGGACGCGTTGCGCATCGAGGCGACCCGGTACGAGGCGCCGTTCGAGGACGAGCCGTCCCATCTGGAGGAGGTCCGGGCGGCCCTGCGCGCGCTCGATGCCTCCGGACCGGCGCCGGTTCCGGCGAACGCCAACGACCGTCCCGGTCAGGATGCGGCCCGGGCGGCCTGA
- a CDS encoding dienelactone hydrolase family protein, producing MGGFIEIEAEDGERFRAYKAVPAAGHGPAIILLPEIFGINAHIRDLAEFYAEEGYVVLAPDLFWRLERDVELGYEGADREKALDLMKRFDLDQGVRDIGATVAAARAMPEVGGCDGGKAVGAVGFCLGGRLAYLAAARCGVDAAVGYYGGGIEKLLDEADRIACPLTLHFGGADRISPPEVIEKIRAAFAGRPDVEVFVYPQAGHAFNRPGPHFDKPAALMAHSRSIAMLRNAMGPHYDLSALWDKHCEYEFATRDVDATMSTMVAEPYVNHIPTMTGGYGYKQLHRFYSNHFVHGNPADTKLIPISRTVGADRVVDEMLFCFTHDREIDWMLPGIPPTGRYVEIPLIAIINFRGDKLYNEHIYWDQASVLVQIGALKPDGLPVAGVETARKLVDPALPSNTLMARWTESDGS from the coding sequence ATGGGCGGTTTCATCGAGATCGAGGCCGAGGACGGCGAGCGGTTCAGGGCCTACAAGGCGGTGCCGGCCGCGGGCCATGGCCCGGCCATCATCCTGCTGCCGGAGATCTTCGGCATCAACGCGCATATCCGGGACTTGGCGGAGTTCTACGCCGAGGAAGGTTATGTCGTGCTGGCGCCGGACCTGTTCTGGCGGCTTGAGCGGGACGTCGAGCTCGGCTACGAGGGCGCCGACCGGGAGAAGGCGCTCGACCTGATGAAACGCTTCGACCTGGACCAGGGGGTGCGCGACATCGGCGCCACCGTCGCCGCCGCCCGCGCCATGCCGGAAGTCGGCGGATGCGACGGCGGGAAGGCGGTGGGCGCCGTGGGCTTCTGCCTGGGCGGCCGCTTGGCCTACCTTGCCGCGGCGCGCTGCGGCGTGGATGCCGCCGTGGGCTATTATGGCGGAGGCATCGAGAAGCTGCTGGACGAGGCGGACCGCATCGCCTGCCCGCTCACCCTGCATTTCGGCGGAGCCGACCGGATCTCCCCGCCCGAGGTGATCGAGAAGATCCGCGCCGCCTTCGCGGGACGGCCGGATGTCGAGGTCTTCGTCTACCCGCAGGCCGGCCACGCGTTCAACCGCCCCGGCCCGCACTTCGACAAGCCGGCGGCGCTGATGGCGCATTCACGCTCGATCGCGATGCTGCGCAACGCGATGGGGCCGCATTACGACCTGTCGGCGCTGTGGGACAAGCATTGCGAATACGAGTTCGCCACCCGCGACGTGGACGCCACCATGTCGACCATGGTGGCCGAGCCCTACGTCAACCATATCCCGACCATGACGGGCGGGTACGGCTACAAGCAGCTTCACCGCTTCTACTCGAACCATTTCGTCCACGGGAACCCGGCCGATACCAAGCTGATCCCGATCTCGCGCACCGTGGGCGCCGATCGCGTGGTGGACGAGATGCTGTTCTGCTTCACTCACGACCGCGAGATCGACTGGATGCTGCCCGGCATCCCGCCGACCGGCAGATATGTCGAGATCCCGCTGATCGCGATCATCAATTTCCGCGGCGACAAGCTGTACAACGAGCATATCTACTGGGACCAGGCGTCCGTCCTGGTGCAGATCGGCGCGCTGAAGCCGGACGGGCTGCCGGTGGCGGGGGTGGAGACCGCCCGCAAGCTGGTCGATCCCGCCCTGCCGTCCAACACGCTGATGGCGCGCTGGACGGAAAGCGACGGTAGTTAA
- a CDS encoding extracellular catalytic domain type 1 short-chain-length polyhydroxyalkanoate depolymerase — protein MAASRVNWLNGGSAGEQTRGNANTGGSGKSRCDHRYGILLRVGLLWIGHDQRRGCDTVLRQDDGTGRDGEQGRETVRRLARDDGFGPNPGNLVLYKFVPDGLEAGAPLVVVLHGCGQTAAGYDEGAGWSRLAERWGFALLYPEQRRENNQGGCFNWFEPGDIERDAGEAASIRAMVERMRQAHGTDPSRTFVSGLSAGGAMAVVMLATYPETFAGGGAIAGLPYKAALGLREAMGAMFRGRAKSPAEWGELVRQASGHEGPWPVLSIWHGTADRTVAAMNAAELANQWAYLHDAPGPAREGEVAGQRHLVLHDRNGRAVVELYEIDGMAHGTPIGPGEDGEPLGIAGPFILDTGLSSTYRIARFWGLGPLQAEPRTEVPVETVPPARVPAEPAEPVFAIRKLAGAGLSGRIAGLWARIKRAVSRRK, from the coding sequence ATGGCGGCCTCCCGTGTGAATTGGCTGAACGGCGGGTCCGCCGGAGAGCAGACCCGCGGAAATGCCAACACCGGCGGGTCGGGAAAGTCACGGTGCGACCATCGGTACGGCATCCTGTTGAGGGTCGGGCTGCTATGGATCGGCCATGACCAGCGGAGAGGGTGCGACACCGTGCTGAGACAGGACGACGGAACGGGGCGGGACGGTGAACAGGGTCGGGAGACCGTCCGCCGCCTTGCCCGCGACGACGGTTTCGGACCCAATCCCGGCAATCTGGTCCTGTACAAGTTCGTGCCGGACGGGCTTGAAGCGGGGGCGCCGCTGGTCGTCGTGCTGCACGGCTGCGGCCAGACCGCCGCCGGCTACGACGAGGGCGCGGGGTGGTCGCGCCTGGCCGAACGCTGGGGCTTCGCTCTGCTCTATCCCGAGCAGCGGCGGGAAAACAACCAGGGCGGCTGCTTCAACTGGTTCGAGCCGGGCGACATCGAGCGGGACGCCGGCGAGGCCGCCTCGATCCGCGCGATGGTCGAGCGGATGCGGCAGGCCCACGGAACCGACCCTTCCCGGACCTTCGTCAGCGGCCTGTCGGCCGGCGGCGCCATGGCGGTGGTCATGCTGGCGACTTATCCCGAGACCTTCGCCGGCGGCGGCGCCATCGCAGGATTGCCCTACAAGGCGGCGCTCGGACTGCGCGAGGCGATGGGCGCGATGTTCCGCGGCCGCGCCAAGTCCCCGGCGGAATGGGGCGAACTGGTCCGGCAGGCTTCCGGCCACGAGGGTCCCTGGCCCGTCCTCTCGATCTGGCACGGCACGGCCGACCGGACCGTCGCCGCGATGAACGCGGCCGAACTGGCGAACCAGTGGGCCTATCTCCACGACGCGCCGGGTCCCGCCAGGGAGGGCGAAGTCGCCGGGCAGCGCCATCTGGTCCTGCACGACCGGAACGGACGGGCCGTGGTCGAGCTGTACGAGATCGACGGCATGGCCCACGGCACGCCGATCGGGCCGGGGGAGGACGGCGAGCCGCTGGGCATCGCGGGACCGTTCATCCTGGATACGGGACTCTCCTCGACGTACCGGATCGCGCGTTTCTGGGGCCTCGGTCCCCTGCAGGCGGAGCCCCGGACCGAGGTGCCCGTCGAAACCGTTCCCCCGGCGCGGGTACCGGCGGAACCAGCCGAACCGGTCTTCGCGATCCGCAAGCTGGCCGGTGCCGGGTTGTCGGGCCGGATCGCCGGGCTGTGGGCCAGGATCAAGCGCGCCGTCTCCCGCAGGAAATAG
- a CDS encoding replication initiator protein A, with amino-acid sequence MSEGRQLGLFDSPLRGDVSNDRRMMVWGFFALDTSRKSMDPIIYDDGLRRIEVKPSYSGMANVVDKDFIIYIASLMREKIDKGERPAQKFTFTANDFCRVSGKVVGGSAYEQIRESIDRLQGTQIKTNIETGGEGEDAWFSWISKAKINYRTTKDGKKSMRSITVELCDWLYRAILHDDMMLTYNSRYFELAPLPRRIYEIARSHMGGNEGFRINLESLKTHVGGSTPLKGFKYLVKQLLEADSLPDFGIALANQKRLEAGPLDGSERIPLKDVAVIFWRRSSGRPSDFAALPFWNPEL; translated from the coding sequence ATGAGTGAAGGACGCCAGTTAGGCCTGTTCGACAGCCCCTTGCGCGGGGATGTCAGCAATGACCGTCGGATGATGGTCTGGGGCTTCTTCGCGCTGGATACCAGCCGCAAGTCCATGGACCCCATCATCTATGATGACGGCCTGCGCCGGATCGAGGTCAAGCCGAGCTATTCCGGCATGGCCAACGTCGTGGACAAGGACTTCATCATCTACATCGCGAGCCTGATGCGCGAGAAGATCGACAAGGGGGAGCGGCCGGCGCAGAAGTTCACCTTCACCGCCAACGACTTCTGCCGCGTGTCGGGCAAGGTGGTCGGGGGTTCCGCCTACGAGCAGATCCGGGAGAGCATCGACCGGCTGCAGGGCACCCAGATCAAGACCAACATCGAGACCGGGGGGGAGGGCGAGGACGCCTGGTTCTCCTGGATCTCGAAGGCCAAGATCAACTACCGCACCACCAAGGACGGCAAGAAATCGATGCGCTCGATCACGGTCGAGCTGTGCGACTGGCTCTACCGGGCCATCCTGCACGACGACATGATGCTGACCTACAATTCGCGCTACTTCGAGCTGGCCCCGCTGCCCCGGCGCATCTACGAGATTGCCCGGAGCCACATGGGCGGCAACGAGGGGTTCCGCATCAACCTGGAATCCCTGAAGACCCATGTCGGTGGCTCGACGCCGCTGAAGGGTTTCAAATACCTGGTCAAGCAGTTGCTGGAGGCGGACAGCCTGCCCGATTTCGGCATCGCGCTCGCCAACCAGAAACGCCTGGAGGCCGGTCCGCTGGACGGCTCCGAACGCATTCCGCTGAAGGACGTCGCCGTGATCTTCTGGCGCCGGTCGTCCGGCCGCCCGAGCGATTTCGCCGCGCTGCCCTTCTGGAATCCCGAGCTGTGA
- a CDS encoding PAS domain-containing protein — protein MTCDRNPLPPVISAAFDYWKSKLDGRLMPARRDLNPCQIPSLLPYLILTDVCRDPPDFRYRLIGTQVVAQACRDYTGMRFSQLDHTGPGSTVWQDRIRVVETRRPVLTTPPYHGPKAGIAGVSGIHLPLSSDGDTVDMILTAVAFTPVLKTLG, from the coding sequence ATGACGTGCGACCGAAATCCTCTTCCGCCGGTCATTTCCGCGGCTTTCGATTACTGGAAAAGCAAGCTCGACGGACGGCTGATGCCGGCCCGGCGCGACCTGAACCCTTGCCAGATCCCTTCGCTCCTGCCCTACCTGATCCTGACCGACGTCTGTCGGGACCCACCCGATTTCCGCTACCGCCTGATCGGCACCCAAGTCGTCGCGCAGGCTTGCCGGGACTATACCGGGATGAGGTTTTCCCAGCTCGACCACACGGGGCCGGGCAGCACGGTCTGGCAGGACCGGATAAGGGTGGTCGAGACGCGGCGGCCGGTTCTGACCACTCCGCCCTACCACGGTCCCAAGGCGGGGATCGCCGGCGTGTCCGGGATCCACCTGCCCCTGTCGAGCGACGGCGACACGGTGGACATGATCCTCACCGCCGTCGCGTTCACGCCGGTGCTCAAGACCCTCGGCTGA
- a CDS encoding radical SAM protein, producing MADIVLISPRFEMSYWGLEHALPFMGKSANMPPAALPLLAALTPPVHRVTLMDENVAPIDFDRCARADIVGLTGMIVQRRRMAEILRTLKDRGAFTVVGGPWISVREDYFGSLADVVFVGEAEETWPAFLEDWTAGTPAARYEQSGKTDLARVPAPRLDLLDMKRYAFGNVQFTRGCPFTCEFCDIIVLFGRKPRIKTVPQILAELDQLHRAGQEIVFIVDDNLIANKRAIRDILGPVVDWQRERDFPLTFFTEASLDLADEPELMRLMVEANIVNVFVGIETPNEASLRETRKFQNLRRGGSMVGRIHAIQDAGMEVWSGMILGFDHDDDTIFDAQFRFVSEARIVGSMVGMLNAIPTTPLHDRLAAEGRLDLSDDPAYGTNVIPKRLDRATLRDGYLRILRDMSEPAAYFDRLDALYLRGPLSGDQGRTARLAAKPWLRRREQVRFLARAAVMFARLMLRVREPDLRAEYRRRILRLARVNPRPVLLFVYALRAAMHYHAWRLADRMSRNPAGAVNSY from the coding sequence ATGGCCGACATCGTTCTGATCAGCCCGCGTTTCGAGATGTCCTACTGGGGGCTGGAGCATGCCCTGCCCTTCATGGGCAAGAGCGCCAACATGCCGCCGGCCGCCCTGCCCCTGCTGGCGGCCCTGACCCCGCCCGTCCACCGCGTCACCCTGATGGACGAGAACGTGGCGCCGATCGATTTCGACCGCTGCGCCCGGGCCGACATCGTCGGGCTGACCGGCATGATCGTCCAGCGCCGGCGCATGGCCGAGATCCTCCGGACCCTCAAGGACCGGGGCGCCTTCACCGTCGTCGGCGGTCCCTGGATCAGCGTCCGGGAGGATTACTTCGGCTCCCTCGCCGACGTGGTGTTCGTCGGCGAGGCCGAGGAAACCTGGCCGGCATTCCTGGAGGACTGGACGGCCGGCACCCCTGCCGCCCGCTACGAGCAGTCCGGGAAGACGGACCTCGCCCGCGTGCCGGCTCCCCGGCTCGACCTGCTGGACATGAAGCGCTACGCGTTCGGCAATGTCCAGTTCACCCGCGGCTGCCCCTTCACCTGCGAGTTCTGCGACATCATCGTGCTGTTCGGGCGCAAGCCCCGGATCAAGACGGTGCCGCAGATCCTGGCCGAGTTGGACCAGCTCCACCGCGCCGGGCAGGAGATCGTCTTCATCGTCGACGACAACCTGATCGCCAACAAGCGCGCCATCCGCGACATCCTGGGGCCGGTCGTAGACTGGCAAAGGGAGCGGGACTTTCCCCTGACCTTCTTCACCGAAGCCTCGCTCGACCTGGCCGACGAGCCGGAGCTGATGCGCCTGATGGTGGAGGCCAACATCGTCAATGTCTTCGTCGGCATCGAGACCCCCAACGAGGCGTCGCTCCGGGAGACGCGGAAGTTCCAGAACCTCCGGCGCGGCGGCTCCATGGTGGGCAGGATCCATGCGATCCAGGACGCCGGCATGGAGGTCTGGAGCGGCATGATCCTCGGCTTCGACCATGACGACGACACCATCTTCGACGCCCAGTTCCGCTTCGTCTCGGAAGCCCGGATCGTCGGCTCCATGGTCGGCATGCTGAACGCGATCCCGACCACGCCCCTGCACGACCGGCTGGCGGCGGAAGGACGCCTCGATCTCTCGGACGATCCCGCCTACGGCACCAACGTGATCCCGAAGCGCCTGGACCGCGCAACCCTTCGCGACGGCTATCTCCGCATCCTGCGCGACATGAGCGAGCCCGCGGCCTATTTCGACCGGCTGGACGCTCTCTACCTGCGCGGGCCGCTGTCCGGCGACCAGGGCCGTACCGCCCGGCTTGCCGCCAAGCCCTGGCTGCGGCGGCGCGAACAGGTGCGTTTCCTGGCCCGGGCGGCGGTCATGTTCGCCCGCCTGATGCTTCGGGTCCGGGAGCCGGACCTGCGCGCCGAATACCGGCGGCGCATCCTGCGGCTGGCGCGCGTCAATCCCAGGCCGGTCCTGCTGTTCGTCTACGCCTTGCGGGCGGCGATGCACTACCATGCCTGGCGGCTGGCGGACCGCATGTCGAGGAACCCGGCCGGCGCGGTCAACTCCTACTGA
- a CDS encoding aminotransferase class IV — translation MPEDRPSPYAAGAAYVDGRYMPIGQAAIPLTDWGYRRSDVTYDVVGVWEGAFFRLDDHVRRFRASMDSLRMKPAESDDQIKEILERLVRLSGLRSAYVAMDCLRGVPAPGMPRHPAHARNYIAAFAVPWVSVAGADMCERGLHLMIAETRRIPPESVEPRVKNFHWGDLTRGQFEALDKGADFAVLLDADGNVTEGAGFNIFSITDGRVATPDRGALDGITRLSMIELCAELGIPCEVRPVSAAELRNADEIFACTTAGGVMPASRIDGRIMGNDRPGPISVLLRDTFWARRAQGWHATPIDYEKADPGIGVPTATG, via the coding sequence ATGCCGGAAGATCGCCCCTCCCCCTACGCCGCCGGCGCCGCCTATGTGGACGGCCGCTACATGCCCATCGGACAGGCCGCGATCCCGCTGACCGATTGGGGGTACCGCCGCTCCGACGTGACCTACGACGTGGTCGGCGTCTGGGAGGGAGCGTTCTTCCGGCTGGACGACCATGTCAGGCGCTTCCGGGCCTCCATGGACTCGCTCCGCATGAAGCCGGCCGAGAGTGACGACCAGATCAAGGAGATCCTGGAACGGCTCGTCCGCCTGTCCGGCCTGCGGTCCGCCTATGTCGCGATGGACTGCCTGCGCGGCGTCCCGGCCCCGGGCATGCCCCGGCATCCGGCCCACGCGCGCAACTACATCGCCGCCTTCGCGGTGCCCTGGGTCTCGGTCGCGGGTGCCGACATGTGCGAGCGCGGGCTCCATCTCATGATCGCCGAAACCCGGCGCATCCCGCCGGAATCGGTCGAGCCCCGCGTCAAGAACTTCCACTGGGGCGATCTCACCCGCGGCCAGTTCGAGGCGCTGGACAAGGGTGCCGACTTCGCCGTGCTGCTCGACGCCGACGGCAACGTCACCGAGGGCGCCGGCTTCAACATCTTCAGCATCACCGACGGCCGGGTCGCGACGCCGGACCGGGGGGCGCTCGACGGCATCACGCGGCTGTCCATGATCGAGCTGTGCGCCGAACTGGGCATCCCGTGCGAGGTCCGGCCCGTCTCCGCCGCCGAGTTGCGGAACGCCGACGAGATCTTCGCCTGCACCACGGCCGGCGGCGTCATGCCGGCCTCCCGGATCGACGGCAGGATCATGGGCAACGACCGGCCGGGACCGATCTCGGTCCTGCTGCGCGACACGTTCTGGGCCAGGCGCGCCCAGGGCTGGCACGCGACCCCGATCGACTATGAAAAAGCGGATCCCGGTATTGGCGTGCCGACCGCGACCGGATAG
- a CDS encoding helix-turn-helix domain-containing protein: protein MGAHSVGSRWGTVAASVMRRPGLSVAAKAVYAALATYADRVGWIWVRQETIASDLERSRAWVHAAIAELEAQGLILHDRQYIEGRQRASRYRLQDGMARQAEAGDGARPKIRTRDEVSEGPDAAVEPADTSHHDESTDSRKAGAGGSAQPIREAVHPVAADWVPTGADVAWARTRQPDLNVLAFTESFVLSCQAKGYRYADPSAAWRRWLLEPKGGLPLLNSQNVCPQNSRRSPDQESSHGNRTNQTVTAADRQRGDARRFPPENGRKPQVAAGRGPDPDIADRNRERAAACLDRLLGRRAGDPSAGHAG from the coding sequence ATGGGCGCTCACTCCGTGGGCAGCCGCTGGGGAACCGTAGCCGCGTCGGTCATGCGCCGGCCCGGCCTCTCCGTGGCTGCCAAAGCCGTCTATGCCGCACTCGCGACCTATGCCGACCGCGTCGGCTGGATCTGGGTGCGCCAGGAAACCATCGCCTCCGACCTGGAGCGCTCGCGCGCCTGGGTCCACGCCGCCATCGCCGAACTGGAGGCGCAGGGCCTGATCCTGCACGACCGCCAGTATATCGAGGGCCGCCAGCGCGCCAGCCGCTACAGGCTGCAGGACGGCATGGCCCGCCAGGCCGAAGCCGGGGACGGGGCGCGACCGAAGATCCGGACGCGAGACGAGGTGTCGGAAGGTCCTGACGCCGCTGTCGAGCCCGCTGACACGAGTCATCACGACGAATCAACGGACTCTCGCAAGGCGGGCGCGGGCGGGTCGGCGCAACCGATTCGGGAAGCGGTCCACCCGGTCGCCGCCGACTGGGTGCCGACCGGGGCCGACGTCGCCTGGGCCAGGACGCGGCAACCCGACCTGAACGTGCTGGCCTTCACCGAAAGCTTCGTCCTGTCCTGCCAGGCCAAGGGCTACCGCTACGCCGACCCGTCGGCGGCGTGGCGGCGCTGGCTGCTGGAACCGAAGGGCGGCCTGCCCCTGCTCAACTCCCAGAATGTCTGTCCCCAGAATTCCCGCCGATCCCCGGACCAGGAAAGCTCCCATGGAAACCGCACGAATCAAACCGTCACGGCAGCAGACCGGCAACGTGGTGACGCTCGCCGCTTCCCACCCGAAAACGGGCGCAAACCCCAAGTCGCTGCCGGTCGCGGACCGGACCCGGACATCGCCGACCGCAATCGGGAACGGGCGGCTGCCTGCCTGGACCGACTCCTGGGCCGACGAGCCGGCGATCCATCTGCCGGACATGCCGGCTGA